The following coding sequences lie in one Fusarium poae strain DAOMC 252244 chromosome 1, whole genome shotgun sequence genomic window:
- a CDS encoding hypothetical protein (SECRETED:SignalP(1-18)), whose translation MRVSQLLALAAHVTSILSCAEHNNHYSLKNKKRHIDPRAEPGSKDWAYDASYNWGRINPDYHLCQTGTQQSPIPIALKQGLSLEHLIKEWNYPSEITGNFFNWGYGPAFTVQNEDAIWTQNPSFSFDNETVYLKGWHIHAPADHTVERHRSRAELHLVHVNEQGKERAVLAIRLDPGNKDNGFLAQLPKMIGFNETETTEETTLNHRLLLESVQYFDEFWTYEGSLTSPPCTEGIRFFIARQIMFTSVDQMRAILGASTYSAREEQLVWRHRINV comes from the exons ATGCGTGTCTCTCAACTCCTTGCCTTGGCAGCTCACGTTACTAGCATTTTGTCCTGCGCAGAGCACAATAACCACTACTctctcaagaacaagaaacgACACATTGACCCTCGAGCTGAACCTGGTAGTAAGGATTGGGCTTACGACGCATCCTACAATTGGGGACGAATCAATCCTG ATTACCATCTGTGCCAGACAGGAACGCAGCAGTCACCCATCCCCATAGCTCTCAAGCAAGGCTTGTCTCTTGAACACTTGATAAAAGAATGGAACTATCCGAGCGAGATCACAGGCAACTTCTTCAATTGGGGATATGGTCCGGCTTTTACTGTCCAGAATGAAGACGCCATATGGACCCAGAATCCCTCTTTTAGCTTTGACAATGAAACTGTCTACCTCAAAGGCTGGCACATCCACGCGCCTGCTGATCACACTGTTGAAAGACATCGCTCAAGGGCAGAACTTCATCTCGTTCACGTCAACgaacaaggcaaagagcgCGCCGTACTCGCTATTCGCTTGGATCCAGGAAACAAGGATAATGGCTTTTTGGCCCAGCTTCCCAAAATGATTGGCTTCAACGAAACTGAAACAACAGAGGAGACTACACTCAATCACAGATTGCTTCTAGAGAGTGTACAGTACTTTGATGAATTTTGGACTTATGAGGGAAGCTTGACTAGCCCGCCTTGCACAGAGGGAATTCGGTTTTTTATCGCAAGGCAGATCATGTTCACGAGCGTTGATCAAATGAGAGCTATTCTGGGCGCTTCGACTTATAGTGCACGGGAGGAACAACTGGTTTGGCGACATCGGATCAACGTGTAA
- a CDS encoding hypothetical protein (SECRETED:SignalP(1-22)~CAZy:AA7) yields MFSNTAISLLSFAALWLDPVSAAESSDAGCEVLKLTFPDNTFSPKHAVYEYESQNFWSNNEILNPACVFRPTCPTQVAEAVKFMSLGLTSFAVRGGGHMAITGANNIDNGPLFVMSNLTTLELSEDKESVWIGPGLDWGHVYRYLGQHKLAVAGGRLSPVGVPGLLLAGGINFHGNQRGWAADNVLEYELVLADSKVISVTADSYPDLFWALKGGSNNFGIVTKFRLATLPSDQIYAGVYSVADIPGFLKAVANFSAFNTDPLAHIVPQVIAVDEETTIGGAILFYDSDSDPEPECFRPFFDLPAISNTFEKKTLAQFSDETGELVTPKINDQFIAGTTTGKTYEEILQGVQIVNDVFLGALPDLYKVLPVEDRKLISVDWQPIGSLWENASKKYNPGGNALGIDTETKGTYIAWAEVVEWSGDEHNDAVFKWIEDTTWAIGNATQRSGVYDPFNYMGDAAGFQNIYDGYGEENKQRLLEISRKYDPLRTFQKYWPGGFKIGS; encoded by the exons ATGTTCAGCAATACTGCCATCAGTTTGTTGTCATTTGCAGCTCTGTGGCTGGACCCTGTAAGCGCCGCAGAGAGTTCAGACGCTGGCTGCGAAGTACTCAAACTTACATTCCCTGACAACACTTTTTCTCCCAAACATGCAGTCTACGAATATGAGTCCCAGAACTTCTGGTCCAACAACGAGATACTCAACCCCGCTTGCGTATTCCGTCCAACATGCCCTACCCAAGTGGCTGAAGCCGTAAAGTTTATGAGCCTTGGCCTTACATCATTTGCTGTCCGTGGAGGTGGACATATGGCCATAACTGGCGCAAACAACATCGACAACGGTCCTCTCTTTGTAATGTCAAACTTGACGACTCTCGAATTGAGCGAGGACAAAGAGTCAGTTTGGATAGGACCAGGCTTGGATTGGGGTCATGTTTACCGTTATTTGGGACAACACAAGCTTGCAGTTGCTGGAGGTCGCCTTTCCCCAGTTGGTGTGCCTGGTCTATTGCTGGCCGGAGGCATTAACTTTCACGGCAACCAGCGTGGATGGGCAGCTGACAATGTCCTGGAATACGAGCTTGTACTCGCCGACAGCAAAGTAATTTCGGTCACGGCAGACTCTTACCCCGATCTGTTCTGGGCCCTCAAGGGTGGTTCGAACAACTTTGGCATCGTGACCAAGTTCAGACTCGCCACTCttccatctgatcagatcTACGCTGGTGTGTACAGCGTTGCTGATATCCCCGGATTTCTTAAG GCCGTCGCCAACTTCTCCGCCTTCAATACCGATCCTCTCGCACATATTGTCCCTCAAGTAATTGCTGTTGACGAAGAGACCACCATTGGCGGCGCTATTCTGTTCTACGATAGCGACTCTGATCCTGAACCCGAATGTTTCCGACCGTTCTTTGATCTTCCTGCCATTTCCAACACATTTGAGAAGAAGACGCTCGCCCAGTTCTCGGATGAGACAGGAGAGCTAGTCACACCAAAGATCAACGATCAGTTCATCGCCGGCACCACCACAGGCAAAACATACGAAGAGATTCTCCAGGGAGTGCAAATCGTGAATGATGTCTTTCTTGGTGCGTTACCCGACTTGTACAAGGTTCTTCCCGTCGAGGACCGCAAGCTCATCTCGGTTGATTGGCAACCTATTGGCTCTCTATGGGAAAATGCCTCCAAGAAATACAACCCTGGAGGTAACGCCTTAGGAATTGACACGGAGACCAAGGGAACGTACATTGCCTGGGCCGAGGTGGTGGAGTGGAGCGGCGATGAGCATAATGACGCGGTGTTCAAGTGGATCGAGGATACGACATGGGCCATCGGTAATGCTACTCAACGATCAGGCGTATACGATCCCTTCAACTACATGGGAGATGCTGCTGGTTTCCAGAATATCTACGATGGCTATGGTGAGGAGAACAAGCAACGCCTACTGGAGATCTCTCGCAAGTATGATCCTCTGAGGACTTTCCAGAAATATTGGCCAGGCGGTTTCAAGATCGGATCTTAG